The nucleotide window TGGAATATGACGAGAAATGGATGGTTTCCAGGAAGCTGCTAACTCCTTTATGAACTGACagagcgaagtgagcagaactaaaacaattacaataaatacaatattatattataattatatatatatattaaagaaatattataGAGTAAAAATAACTTTACAAAGACTTAAATACAAAAGAATGAAGAGGAAACATACCATTCACCTTCTGATGAGAGTTACCTCACTGAAAATGCAGACACACATATGATTGGACATGGCTAATGTCAGAATTTGTTTTTGTCAGATTATGTTGATATgtattgaaagatttttttaactcaCTCAATGGAAGGGAGTAGAGGGATGggtaaaatttaaaaaccttgttacttgaaaataaagataataaatttaaaaagtaaaggatCACAGTAAAGATACAGAAGATTGTACCATGGCATTGtggacagagtcaggaagacctgggttctaatacCAACTCCTCCACTTCCTAACTGTttaactccaggcaagtcacttacttgccCCCCCCCTTAAAGCAAAACTGGAAACAGTTGGACTGTTTCCTGCAGCTCTAAAGTTATAATCCTATGAGCTTAGGAGAATCAGATCTCTTCTACAATTAAgtagaaaagaattattttttaattctgcaAATTCAAAAGGTTTTGGTACCCCTCGGTCTGCTGGCCATagttccctttctcctctcactGGAATATACTTAAGGATCTGGCTCAAACATAACtaggaagagaaatataaatctaATAACAGTCATGGTCCTCTCAATTACTTCACAATCATGAACATGGGCCTCAGGAGTAGAAAATTCCAAGTCTAAGAAGAAAACTTCCTGCTACTTTACTTTTAGCCGTTTTTTCATACTGGCCACTGATCCTCTAACGTAAGTTAAGACTGAAGAGGTGGGGGACTCTAGGACTGGAATATACCATAGGAAGGGCAGCCAAGTGGAATAGTAGAGATGTAGCAccagccttgaagtcaggaagacctgagttcaaatccaaccctagccatttactagctgtatgaccttgggcaagtccctttaccctgtttgcctcatttccctcatctataaaatagggataataatagtctcTACCTTCCCAAGgttgatgtgaagatcaaataagaaaactaccaaaaaatgcttagcacatatgGCATatattaaatgctatataaatgttggttgtTGCTATCACTATTATTAACATGTTGGTAAAGTGGCTGAACTGCTCCCCCACAAAAAGTTTTCTGGTAAGAGTTAACTCGCTGgctgaggaagagaaggaaataaatctgatgtttttaaaaaggttatcaatcaaaatcagatttaaaaaaattttttaaaggaaatataaaaaaatctaaaacaatGAAACAAGATAGAACAATGACTATCATTAAAAGAACAAGTTGCAATTAGAACATCTACTACTTAGTTGCCTGAAGCATTTTCAGGTGACCCTCTAATATAAGACAAGATGCCAAACTTTggtatattaaaaaatgtttgtttaattgaacTACAAGCATCCTGTAGCTTTGTGGATTCCATTTAAAGTTAAAGATAATGAAgctaaaagaaatatatgaatgtCAATAAACATTCTTAAAAATATCAATGtctataatatttgaaaaacattttgaagTATAGAATTCAGAAAGAACTTACCATCCTCAAGACCACTGCTGATCTGGGCAGTTTGAAAATAAATTTGTACCTTGAATTCAaccaaactgccaaaggagtcttatgttatttttattatttttagatccACCACTATTTACCATAAGCAGCATACTTCCCCCTTTTTATGTACAAGTCTGGATAAAACTGAATCTTGAGTATGCTGTTGCAGTGGTTAAAGTCTATGCCTGTTATCTTGTGAGTAAGGGAAGAAAGCAATActtggggagaaaaaggaaaaacctaGAAAGTGATTTCCAGAATGACatgaaaaataacaagaaaaaccaaacaaaacctgcTATGAATGGCTCAAGAGCACCTAAAAAACAACCCAGGTTAACAGAAAACATTCCtctgaaatacaaaaaaagcaaaaactcttTTACACAAATCATAGCAAGCCCAACCAAATTCAATTCTGCAGAAGCTTCATTTGATCTAAGTACCAGAATTATCTTTTGCCATTCTGTATGATCCTTCACACCTCATGTTTGGTTTATTTTGATAAGAAATCATATACATAAATAGATGAGAGTGTAAttacagataaaattaaaattagtccATTTGGGTTTTAGGTTAATGAGATAACCTGACCTGCAAAGGAGTTTAGACTCTGTGTTTCTCTGATTACTCTTGCCTTTGGATCAAATGACAAATGTAAACTGTCctacaaaccttaaaacactacatGAAATATATCAGCTATCGTTCTATTAGACTATTTATTAGTATTTGCAGTGATAAGTAAAAGAAGGGAAATAGGAAAAACCAGGAGTGGCCCTGTCACTCAcaggatgaccttgggcaagctctTTCTGACCTTGTTCCTAATCTGCCAGGGGGGGGAAAAAAGATCTTGTTGAACAaggtaatctctaaggtctcttccaaatcCAAAGAGTCTCTTTCTCTTATTCCACCACTATTTTTGGCTATAGTGTATTTCTGGCATTGTAATTAAGCCCTACTGACAAACATTCAAGCTCTCTGAACAGTCACTCATTGAGATGAGAGATTTTAAAGTTAAGTCCACTGCGCCATCATTTTATCTATGTAGAAATGGTGGGTGAGaaatgtgaaatgacttgccaaaagccacccagaattcaaacccaaattttctgactccaaaaccagtacTTTTTTCACCTTGTCAATCTTTAAAGTTCATGCTAAAGAATGTACAAGGATCTACATCAAAAGTATTCAAAATTCTTTATCCCACAAGTTATTTGTAGCCAACAGCCATCTGAGATTTCCCAGAGAAAccagttatttaacctttcttcAAAAATTTCTACAGCTTAAGCCAGTTTCTCAACTATTAAAGGGTTAGTGTAATTTGGACTTAAAGAATGAAGCATTTCATATTCTAAGTCCTAGCTCAAAATAAGCTAATGGTACTGTTTGTTTACTAcaggaagttttgttttgttttggagggAGAATGAAATTCATAGTAAATAATGCGGGATACTTGAAGGGCACATCAAAACCTGTCCAACAAGTAATACTCCTCCAATCTCTCTAAGTCACACAAACCACTGCAAACCAAGACTCTTCTAgacaatggagaaaaagaacaaatttaagaGAAGTCCAGGGCTACAAACAACCCGGAAAGACCCATTTGGCAGAGAAATTCAATTGTATTCTTCAAACAAGTTCTTCAGGAGTTGTCAATTATCAGCTGAAAAATGGCAACTCTAAGTGTGGTGCCTACCTTACTCACAGTGTTGTGAAGCTTAGCGTAAAAGCTATCATGTATAAAGCTCTTAAAAGCCTCAAAACTCTACATGCTAGTTGTTGCCATCCTCACCCTCATTGCCATCCTCTATCATTAAGGGAAACGGTCTCTACAAGACTGGCATAGCAGAGAAACTGTTACAGTGTATTCAATTAAATTTTCAAAACAGTAAAGTCAAGTCCTATAAGCCACTgctaaatatttgtggaattttcCCAGAATGctcaagagaaaaaagggagcaCACTCCCATGACAAGCCTGTTTAGTACTAGAGAAAAGGTGCCCTGAGTGTCTCAGAGGgttaaaaacaaatgatattgTTTGATGAATTTAAAACATGtttaatgagagaaaagaatCTGTTAGACCGGAGTTCTTGTGGGCAGTCTGTAGACTCCAAGAGAACCCAAGATGATACCAACAAAAAGAGCCCTTGCCTGGGACACATCTTGAGAACTGTGCCCCCTTGCATAACTGTGTGCTCTTGTCACTTAATAAGGAACTAAAATGGTCACATTACACAATGCAATATGCTTTAAAGATGATGTCATTTACCGGAAAGTCACTGGGAGTAAACAgagccaataaaaaaaaaaaaaaaaaaaggtttcacaTACTGAATTCTAATCTATCCCACTCATTTTCCATCTGAATTAGGGCACCTGAGTTTAAAGAACTGTTCTCCTCCTACTAAACCAAAATCACATCTTAGGCTCCCTGTTAACTGGGAACACGATGATCACCCTAAGAAATATTCGGCAGCACCCAAGAAGTCACTGAAGGAAGCTGTTGATTTCATTTGTTTAACTGAAGAAACGTTTgtcatttaaaatggaaaatcatttccACTATTTGCAGGGGTTGGAGGTCCATTATTTTCAATGCATAAATTTGTTTAACTGacttattcttttcctccttttctttcaatAAAAAGGTTTACTGTAACATGAGATGGCTCTCTAAAGAGAggggggaattaaaaaaaattatttttaaagtgtaaaaGCTTTAGGTGTACCTCATTCCTTTATCTGAGGGGGGTAAAGGACTATGGATATTGAACATCTCATGTCAAATTTGATTGACTAATTTTGCTGACCTGCTCCTCCCACATAcacctttttatattttgttataaggaataGCTCTATATAGAGGAAGGAATACATTGAGAAATAAagctaatgttaaaaaaaaatcttaaatatggGAAATCTTTGGGTGTGGGTAAGAGAATCAACCATGAAAGGCTCTATTTTTGGTATTTCAAATAACTTGCCAGTGAATGCTGaaatacaccttttttttttttttttttaaattaagtctcAGCAATATGACTCCAAGTCTATTGACAGCACTGGCAAGCAAACCAGCTCTGGTATCACATTCTTTAAGTTCCCTTGGAAAAAGGGCCACTTTCCTGCCACTGAGAAGATTgagcaaatgagaaaattttctcTTTAGTGCCTAAAATGTGCTTCCTACAGCCACAAatgaaatatgttttcttttccagctgGAGCCTAGCTAACTCTTCAACTCTTTATAAGGCCGAAAGCCCAGGAAGTCATCCAAACTCTGTTGCACAGAAAACTCCAGGCCTCAGTCCATGCTCTCCAAGCTGGGGCCAAGCAAAAGTTTTTAAGAGTTTCTCGGCCGAGGCCGAGAAAAGATGAAGAGGTTCAAACTGAAAGGAACAGATGACAGTTTCTACATGAGAACAGAGACGGGTGCTAGCAAAAATAcctgtttctaaaaaaaaaaaaaaaaagtaggagaggGCCCCACAGATCACTTCACTGTCTGGAAACCAACCCCAATTTAGTGGGTGATGCATCTGAGGCGTTTCCTTCCTCAACCACCACCCACCAGGGGCAGAGCAACCACAAAGACAGGAGTGCTGGGTCACCAGGCTCTCCTCTTTTAGAGAGAAGCAAGTTAACAGGAGACCCTAAAGTGACCAGCCTGGTGGGCAGCATACTAAGGGGAACTGGCACAGCTTGATTTTACAGCCAAACCACCAAATACCCTGGAAAGAGATAAAATAACCCAGTTCACAGCAGCCGGGCAACATCTGAACAATACTAGGCTTCCAGGAAGTGACTTTATTATCCTTCGTGGGGGATAAAGTCAGATGAATTAGAGGTAACCAGAATGTTGCACAACTATGACTAACTAGAAAGGAAGATGGAGGAATCAAATATCTCTGGAAACAACCATTCATGAAGCAAACAAAATCTCAACATCCACAAGATGGCCTTTGGGTGCTCCATTTCTTCATTAGGGCAGCCTTATGTGACCCCTTATTTTTAGCTCAGAGACCCTCAATAACACAGAAGCTCTGTCCTGTGGCAGGGGGAACAGCAGAATTTTGCAATAACAAGTCTCCATTATTGATATCCAGGGCCCAAgttgaaaactttttaaaattttaaaaaactttaaaatagtcATGCTTTTCCCTGAAGGGATTAAATAGAAAAGcataagaacaaagaaaactttAATAGATGTTACCTGTAGATTTATAcactgaattcagattttccacAACTTTTCCATGTCTCCACTTCCATATTCTCTTACTTGTACAAAGTATGACGccaattagaaatattaaaattcatctAGGCGGCCCATTGGGTAGTGTCTGGCCTGAAGTCAGGCTTTGAACTTCTGGAAGTTcaaatcacttactagctgtgtgaccctagagaagttacttaaccctgttggcctcagtttccccaactgtaaaaatgagctagagaaggaaaaggcaagccAGAAAAGGGCTAGAAAAgcccaaacaacaacaaaccaaagAATATACTTCATTTTGCAATCTTAAAACCTTGTCTTAATTCCTCCTTTTATTCTGAGGTAAGAGGTTGAAATCCGTTTTGATGGGTAATGAAAAGAGCTTCTGGGCAAAGAGAAAAGAGCTCAGGGTTCTAATCCCACCTCTAATGGATGAGACTGTGAGCAAGCTATGAcctctattttcttatctgtaaaatgaagaattatgaGCTTTCCAAGAATAGCTGGAATGGCCCTTATTTTTTACAGAGAATAGCAATAGGGTTTTGATCCCAAACAATATCCAATTCACTGAACTGAGAAAATGAATACATCTTAAAGGTCTAAAGTGTGATTGTTTTAAACAGGTAATATAAGCTAGGGAACACTTAGCAGTCCTCTCCTGAAACGTTCTCAAACTACAATGAAAAAGAGATATGGTGGTCTCcaataaaagtaaataatttcaAGGAGCCTCAGAGGCCTGATGTTGGAGAGGAAACTTCCTGATGGGGAAATTCCCACTACTGACAAGGATCAACAACTGGTGTGTAACTGCTAGTCACAGAGAACTCCCTAGGATACCATGGCTAGGATGTctcagagggaggatttgaaaccaagtcctcaGGACTCCAAGGCCAGCCTACCATCCTCTATGGCACCTTTCTTCTTCTAAAGTAAATTGTGTAATATATACAGCACCTAACTATTCTAAATATAGACTCATAAAGTTCAATGATTTGGTGGAATTTTAGTATTTTTCATCCATAATTGTTTTTAAACGAACATTCCCCAAAGTATACAATATGGGTTAAACTGCCCttttctctattaaaaggaaCAATATCACTATACTGAATACAATTAGTGAATTCTATTCTAAACTAATTTTATCACCCACTGATCTCcttaacatatttttaaactcCAGAGATATGTTCATCATGGACACCAAGAAGAGAAACTGAACTGTTTGACCAAACTCCATTGAGCACTGTGGCTTACTTAACACCACAATTTCACCTTGCCCTGCTCCTACCTAAGACCCAACCACAGTTTCTGGGGCACATAAGGCTCTACTAAGTCACTAACGTGCTTTCAAATTAAGAGAAGGCACCTGTAGGCCCCTGCTCTGGTCATAAGTGAAAAAATGAGTGAAACCTTGATGAAAAGGTTTACTGGTTAAGTCTTCCTTAAGCAGGACATGCCCCCTGTGCAAAGATACACCATCTAAGAATGTGGGAATTAGAGTCTACTTAAACAAGGGTTACCTAATAAACTCTTCACTGACTAGGCCTCTAAGAGGTATTAGTGTacacttcctttttcttccttagtAGTAGAGCACACTAAACAGAATTTAATGTTTTTGATGACCAAAACTGCAATAGCATTAGGGGCATGATCAATATATACCCAGTAGCACTCTACTACAAACACGGAAAAGTATGAGAAATTGGGCTCAACCTCTACAGATCCCAGAACCCCTTCGGAAGCTGTTTAAAATGAAGCTCTTATGTAGACagcataatctttttttaaaattaaataattttttttaaacctttacctttcattttagaatcaatactgtgtattgcttccaaggcagaagaatagtaagtgCTGGGTAATcactggggattaagtgacttctccagggtcacccaggtagaaagtgtctgaggccagatttgatcccaggactttaggcccgactctcaatttATTTGTTGAGTCCCCTTATAGCTGACCCCAGCATAATCTTTTTTGTGATATGGATCTTTCATTAAATACAGGCAAAGATAATCAGTTAATCAAAGGAAAAGCACTAAAGTTGAGTCAGGAGACTTGTGTTGTGGTACTGGCTCCTGCCACTcttaactagctgtgtgcctGAACAGGTCACTTAATTCTTGTTTCTGTAACTGGCCTAAAAGGACTTGATCTGAggtctcctccagctctaaatgtcTTCACGTGAGAAACTATGGCTCAGGGTTTCCAGGTAACTGAAGTCTTATTCTAAAAATAAGACAAATCTAGATGCACTGGAGGTGCAGAGAATGATTGCTGATCCTTAATCCCAAATGATCTGGAGACATCATTGTAAATTCTCTAGTATAAACCTGCCTAGACAGAAGGGCTGGCCAGACAGGTCTCTGCAAGCAATTGGAAAATAGTTTTATCCCTAGGCTGGAGCTCGTCCGCTCATGTGCCAAGGTCAGCTCTACAACATCAACATCTCATTCCTTACCTGTGGCATTTGCTATGGTCAGTGGCAGGCCTGGCAGCTGGTGCACCTGGATTCCTGAAGCACTTAATGCACTGAGGTTGATGGTCTGGAGGCCTGGCATGGAGGAGAGCTGAGCAGCATTCACAGTGACTGTGCCAGCAGGGATGGAGGCAGCTGAGGCGATAGGTGTAAGGGTGGTGTTGCTGTTGCCAGTCTGTCCCAAAGAGACACCCTGCATTGGTGCCAGGGTGATTGTCTGAGCCTGGGGGTTCTGGACTTGAAGATTCTGCAGCTGAATAGTCTGCCAACTGACTTGCCCATTAGGCCCCACTGTTGGTGTCCGGATGATAATAGGGCCTGAGTTGGGAACAGCCTGAAGCTGGAGGTTCTGGAGACCATCTTGGGAAATGGCTTGGGTTGTAAAGGTCTGGCCTGACAGCGGTGCAGCCTGGAGGGCCTGAAGAGTCTGTCCCCCTTGAACCAGCTGAGGCTGGATGAGGATCTGTTGCTGTTGCTGAGACTGCTGGTTCTGTTCTCCCTCCTTCTGTTGGTTGGGCTGGAGTGTTCCCCCAGGCGTCTGGTTCTGCTGCACATTCAGAGAGTCTGATCCCTGAAGTCCACTGACCCTCTGGGGCGTCTGGACTGGAGTATTGGTCCCGGCAGTCCCGCTGGTGGAGAAGTTCATAATGCCCATATTGCTGGTGGTGGTTGTGGATGAGTAACTGCTGGCATTAGTGAAGAAGGATCCAGAACTGGCTTGTGAGGTTGCCAGGCTGGAAGAGCTAATGGTTGTCCCTGAGGTTGCAGGCTGGGAGCCACTCTCTTGAGAGCCTGAGCTACTGATTGTGACTGCCTGGGAGCTGGGAGTCAGGGTGGCTGCAGCCACACTGTTGACAGGCAGCAGGGTGATATTGCCATTCAGGGCTACTGGGACATTGGCCACATACTGAGTCTGTCCAGAGAGGACATTATTGGCCAAGCCTTGGAGGGGGACAGCCTGCTGGAGCAGGTTTGGCATAGCTGCGATGATATTGCCCCCACTCCCTCGATTTGTAATAATCTGCTGGTTTGCCCCAGGGATTATCTGAATTTGACCAGAGCCATCCTGCTGCACTTGGGCTCCTGTGGTGGCAAACTGCAGCTGCTGCCCATCAACAGTCTGGAACTGGGGGATCACTTGGTACTGAATGTTGGGCATCACGCCAGGAAGTCCTGTCAGAACTTGCTGGTTCTGTATATTGGGGGTGGTGGTAACTACATACTGCCCACCAGAGACAGGCCGGTTCTTGGAGGACTCGCTGCTACTGCTGCCATTGCTACTGCCGCCACCCTGATCCTTTGAGGTAGGGGCAGCCCCAGAGGAGGAGATGATCTGCCAACCATTGGCACCTTGGGCGAGTTGTGCGGCTGCTGTAAGATCGAGCTCACCTGAGCCCCCTGACTGGCCTGGGCCCTGGGAGTTGTTGCTGTTTTCATTGGGAGACTCAATTCTGCTGCAAGTGGCTGCTAGCAAAGCCAGTGGGGATGGCTGGGACTCCTGgtcagagaggaaagggaggagggttAGCAATGGGTCATGTGGGCCCTGAGTTATACATGAGcaccaagaaaataccaaacaCAACCCACAGCTTCATGGAACATCACAGGAGAAGGCAAGTACACAAAAAGATTCAGCAGGACATGCAGGAAGCTATCACTGAGAGGCAGCACTCACTCGAACAGGATATGAAGAATATCTTATCAGACcaactaggcagctcagtggtcctgagttcaaatttgacctcagatacttcctggctgtgtgaccctgggcaattcacttaactccagtCACCTCCAcccctaccattcttctgcctagagaaccaatacagagttttaattctaagacagaagatcagggcttcaaaaatatctctttctctctgtcttaaCTCTATCTATATAT belongs to Gracilinanus agilis isolate LMUSP501 chromosome 5, AgileGrace, whole genome shotgun sequence and includes:
- the SP1 gene encoding transcription factor Sp1 gives rise to the protein MPVVVKIEKGVGSNGAAGPGAFSQTRSSSTGSSSSGGGGGGQESQPSPLALLAATCSRIESPNENSNNSQGPGQSGGSGELDLTAAAQLAQGANGWQIISSSGAAPTSKDQGGGSSNGSSSSESSKNRPVSGGQYVVTTTPNIQNQQVLTGLPGVMPNIQYQVIPQFQTVDGQQLQFATTGAQVQQDGSGQIQIIPGANQQIITNRGSGGNIIAAMPNLLQQAVPLQGLANNVLSGQTQYVANVPVALNGNITLLPVNSVAAATLTPSSQAVTISSSGSQESGSQPATSGTTISSSSLATSQASSGSFFTNASSYSSTTTTSNMGIMNFSTSGTAGTNTPVQTPQRVSGLQGSDSLNVQQNQTPGGTLQPNQQKEGEQNQQSQQQQQILIQPQLVQGGQTLQALQAAPLSGQTFTTQAISQDGLQNLQLQAVPNSGPIIIRTPTVGPNGQVSWQTIQLQNLQVQNPQAQTITLAPMQGVSLGQTGNSNTTLTPIASAASIPAGTVTVNAAQLSSMPGLQTINLSALSASGIQVHQLPGLPLTIANATGDHGAQLGLHGASGDGMHDDTAGGVEGESSSDPQPQPGRRTRREACTCPYCKDSEGRGSGDPGKKKQHICHMPGCGKVYGKTSHLRAHLRWHTGERPFVCSWMYCGKRFTRSDELQRHKRTHTGEKKFACPECPKRFMRSDHLSKHIKTHQNKKGGPGVALSVGTMPLDSGAGSEGSGTPTPSALITTNMVAMEAICPEGIARLANSGINVMQVADLQSINISGNGF